Proteins encoded together in one Candidatus Hydrogenedentota bacterium window:
- a CDS encoding ribulose-phosphate 3-epimerase encodes MLKCSTSLWSADLTNLESEIKRVEPYSEMFHIDVADGHYTPTLLFFPDLLKAIRKHTKLPLEVHLMCTHPLHWVEPFVEAGADGFIVYPDSEDDTRDVIDAIKANGKFAGISLTLDQPIELLDPFWDDLAIVCIVGTRVGIKGADMDPSVPGKIRAARSIIAERGLKAEIESDGGIRRHTVPLLHAAGSDYIVPGSLMFGEDPAQMRAWLASL; translated from the coding sequence ATGCTGAAATGTTCCACATCGCTCTGGTCGGCCGACCTGACCAATCTGGAATCGGAGATTAAGCGCGTCGAGCCATACTCCGAGATGTTTCACATCGACGTAGCCGACGGCCACTATACGCCGACGCTGCTGTTCTTCCCCGATCTGCTCAAGGCGATCCGTAAACACACGAAACTCCCGCTTGAAGTGCACCTGATGTGCACGCATCCACTTCATTGGGTCGAGCCCTTCGTCGAGGCTGGCGCGGACGGGTTTATCGTCTATCCCGATTCGGAGGACGACACGCGCGACGTTATCGATGCCATCAAGGCAAACGGCAAGTTCGCGGGCATCTCGCTCACGCTGGATCAACCGATCGAACTGCTCGATCCGTTCTGGGACGATCTCGCGATCGTCTGCATTGTCGGTACGCGCGTGGGCATCAAGGGCGCGGACATGGACCCGAGCGTACCGGGCAAGATTCGCGCCGCGCGGTCCATTATCGCCGAGCGAGGACTTAAGGCCGAGATCGAATCCGACGGCGGTATCCGCCGGCATACCGTGCCGCTGCTTCATGCGGCCGGTTCGGATTACATCGTGCCCGGGTCGCTGATGTTCGGCGAAGACCCCGCACAGATGCGCGCGTGGCTCGCTTCGCTATAA
- a CDS encoding DUF1080 domain-containing protein, giving the protein MKKLTLVVVAVAVALLSLYSWAAPAPPGEGWVSLFNGKDFTGWKVPDAAKDCWSIVDGTIDCDPKTGREGDTAVWSEQELGDIELYCEWKIKRTEGIYNVPTVLPSGLDATDASGKKIVTPMPGADSGIYLRGASKAQVNIWCWPIGSGEVYGYRMDEKMPPEVRAGVTPKKKADKPVGEWNTFLITMKGDRLTVVLNGETVIDKAQLPGVPEKGPIALQMHGGYDEAKKEWNGASSLVQFRNIYYRAAK; this is encoded by the coding sequence AGTCGCCGTCGCCGTCGCGCTGCTGTCGCTGTACTCCTGGGCCGCGCCTGCGCCGCCCGGCGAGGGTTGGGTATCGCTGTTTAATGGCAAGGACTTCACAGGGTGGAAAGTGCCGGACGCCGCGAAAGACTGCTGGTCAATCGTCGATGGCACGATCGACTGCGATCCGAAAACGGGCCGAGAGGGCGATACAGCGGTCTGGAGCGAACAGGAACTCGGCGACATCGAGCTGTACTGCGAATGGAAGATAAAACGCACGGAAGGAATCTATAACGTACCGACCGTGCTGCCAAGCGGCCTGGACGCGACCGACGCAAGCGGCAAGAAGATCGTGACGCCGATGCCCGGCGCCGATTCCGGCATCTATTTGCGCGGCGCCTCGAAGGCGCAGGTAAACATCTGGTGCTGGCCAATTGGGTCCGGCGAGGTCTACGGCTACCGCATGGACGAAAAGATGCCGCCGGAGGTCCGCGCGGGCGTTACCCCGAAGAAAAAAGCGGACAAGCCTGTCGGCGAGTGGAACACGTTCCTCATTACGATGAAAGGCGATCGCCTCACCGTTGTGCTCAATGGCGAAACCGTCATCGACAAGGCGCAGTTGCCCGGCGTGCCCGAGAAGGGCCCCATCGCGCTGCAAATGCACGGTGGCTACGACGAGGCCAAGAAGGAATGGAACGGCGCCTCGAGCCTCGTGCAATTCAGGAACATCTATTACCGCGCGGCGAAGTAG